A single Brassica rapa cultivar Chiifu-401-42 chromosome A04, CAAS_Brap_v3.01, whole genome shotgun sequence DNA region contains:
- the LOC103864912 gene encoding zinc finger protein ZAT12 encodes MEKEREIEMINKMASCLIYLSKAHQHDTKSRVFACKTCNKEFPSFQALGGHRASHRRSAALEGHAPPSPKRVKPVKHECPICGAEFAVGQALGGHMRKHRGGGGSRSLAPAPVTMKKSGGGNGKRVLCMDLNLTPGENDDLKLELGML; translated from the coding sequence atggaaaaggaaagagagatagagatgatcaacaagatGGCAAGCTGCTTGATTTATCTATCAAAGGCTCACCAACACGACACCAAAAGCCGCGTTTTCGCGTGCAAGACATGCAACAAGGAGTTCCCGTCGTTCCAAGCCTTGGGAGGCCACCGAGCAAGCCACCGCAGATCGGCTGCGCTTGAAGGCCACGCACCTCCTTCTCCCAAGAGAGTCAAACCGGTGAAACACGAGTGTCCTATATGCGGTGCCGAGTTCGCCGTAGGGCAAGCCTTGGGTGGTCACATGCGGAAGCatagaggaggaggaggtagCCGAAGCTTGGCACCAGCGCCGGTGACTATGAAGAAATCCGGCGGCGGTAATGGGAAAAGGGTCTTGTGTATGGATTTGAACTTGACGCCGGGAGAGAATGATGATTTGAAGTTGGAGCTTGGGATGTTGTGA